The sequence CGCCACCGCCCCGTACCGGATCCCGGAGGGCAAGACCCTGGTCTCGGTGACCCTGCCGAAGCAGACCGGTGACCCCGGCTCGGCCGGCCGCATCCACGTGTTCGCGGTCGCCGACGACGGCACGCCGCGCCCGGAGCTGGCGCTGACCGCGGCGGCCGACCGGACGGCCACCGCGGGGCAGGAGCTGTCCGCCGCGCTGGGTGCGGTGACCGGCGGCGTCCCCGGCGCCACCGGCTACCACGCCCGCGTGCAGTGGGGCGACGGCACGGTCCCGGAGAACGCCACGGTGGACGCCGCCGGCGCGATCGGCGGGAAGCACACGTACGCCCGGCCGGGCACCTACCGGGTGCACGTCACCGCGTGGGACCGGCTGTCCAGCGGCACGGCCACGTTCACCGTGACGGTGGCCGCGGCGGGGACGCGACCGGCCGTCTCGGCGTCGCGGTCCGCCACCGGCGCCGGCGTCGTCCCGGGCGCGACCGTCAGCGTGCCGGGGGCGGCGCGGCCGGCATCACGCTGACGGGCGCCGAGTCGGCGACCCGGGTGGGACTGCCGAGCCCTGGTCACCGGGTGACCGGGGCTCGGCGGACGTACCCGCCGGGGAGCGCGCCGCCACGGCCCGCTCCCCGGCGGCGCCCGGTCAGCCCCGGGGGCGCCGGGACTGCGCGCGCACCACCAGGATCAGCCCGACACTCATCAGCCCGGCCAGCATCGAACCCAGCAGCATGTACCACAGCCCGGCCCGCGCGTCGGCGCCCGGCAGGCCCTTGACGTTCGCCCCGTAGAACGCGGCGATCAGCCCGGGAGCCACGAAGACGGCGGCCAGGATGCCCACGGTGGCCTGGAACACGCCGTCGCGATCCGCCCGCTCCTGGGCCAGCCGGAACTGCTGGCCCGAGGTGGCGTTCGCGATGAGGTCGAACGACTGCCGGACCGCCCGGCGCTGCCCCTGCGACTGCGTCAGGAACCGCTCGCAGCTCTGCCTGACCAGTTCCCGGATGTCGTCGGTCATCCCGGGTTGGATGTCCTTGCGGCGCACCAGGGTGCGGATGGCGTCACGGTTGAGCGTGGCGCCGCGCCCGAGCAGGGCGAGGTGACGCTGCAACCGGTCGAGATCCGGGCCGACGAACAGGCCGCCGTCGCCGGACGCCTGCTCCAGGAAATAGTTCTCCCAGGTCTCCAGTTCCAGATCGACCGAGTCCACCGACCACTCGATGTGTCCCACCACCGCCTCCAGGAAGCGGGTCATCCGGGCGTGGCCGTCGCCGCCGCGCACCCCGTCCGACGCCCTCCGGTCGGGCAGCCCCCACGTGCGGTACGGCGAGCCCTCCCCGCCGGACCGGGCCGTCCAGACGATGACACACCAGCGGGCGGCCCAGACGATCCGGGCGTGCCGGTAGTACGCCACCGGGTCGGCGGTGGCGTCGCCCTGCCGCCAGTTCACCGACGGGACCAGCACGTCGAACCACGACGCGCCCTCGCCGGCCAGGGCCGGCGGCACGGGCGAGATCCACTCGGCGTGCCAGGGCATGGGTCGCCGGGCCAGCTCGTCCGCCAGGGCGGTCAGCTCGTCCACCGCCTCGGCCGGAAGCAGCTGCGCGAGGATCAGCCGCACGGCGCCGGTCGTCTCCGGCCCGGGCTCGCCGATCTCCAGGTCCCATCCGTCGGCGCCGGGGGCGAGCAGGGTGGTCAGGTCGGCCCCGTCGGTGATCCACCCGGACCCCAGCAGCTCGTGCCGGAAGTTGTCGGTCTCGGGGATCGTCCGGTTGCGCCGCGCGATGTCCGCGCGGGCGCCGGTGACCAGGCGCAACTCCTCGTCGCCGCGGGTGACGCGCAGCTCGCAGGTGGCCGGCGGCGTCATGCCGCGCGGACCTGACGCGCGATCTCCGCCTGCCATGCGGGCGTGGTGAAGGTGCTGATCTCCGCGGGCGTGGGCAGCGGTGGCTCCAGATCCCGCAGCGTCCGGGGATCGTCGCCGCGCAGGGTGCGCAGGGCGACCAGCCGGTGGTGGCTCCACCGGCGATAGTCCTCCCGGTTGGCCTCGAACCGGGCGGACCGCACCGTCTGCCCGGCGTGCTGCCGGTAGAGGTAGACCGGGCGTGGCTCGTACCAACCCGGGACGAACGTCGAGACGGCGAAGAGGACATCCTGGTCCTCCATCTCGGTTCCGGCCGGCCACCCGCCGGCCGCGAGGAGCCACGTGCGGTCGTACATCGCCGCGCCGGGGTGGAAGAACAGGTTCTTGTGCAGCCGCCAGACCTCCTCCGGACGGCCGCGCGGCACCGGCCCGGGCGCGTAGGGGCGGCGCGTGAACCTGGCCAGCCGCTTGCCGTCCGGGAAGAGATCGATGCTCTCGCCGAAGGCGTATCCGAGGTCGGGCCGCTCCCGCAACGGCTCGCACAGTCGCGCCAGGGCGTCCGGGAAGTACTCGTCGTCCGCGTCGAGCGGGGCCACCCACCGGCCGGCGGAGCGCAGCAGGGCGCGGTTGCGCGTCGCGCTGATGCCCAGCCGCTCACCGTTGGCGGCCACCCGTACCCGGTGGTCCGTCGCCGCGCCCGGGATCCGCTGCTCGACCGGCTCGTCGGCGGCGCCGTCGATCTGGATCAGCCACTCCCAGTCGACGTCCTGCCGCAGCAACGCGTCGTAGGCCCGGGCCAGCAGGTCGACGTGATGCGGAAGAGCCGGCGTGATGACGCTGATCATCCTTCGATCCTAGTCACGGCGTCGTGCCGGGCGCCGTCCGCAGAGGACGGTCCGAAGGCGACGGTCGGCGCCGGGCCGATCCGCTACCGGGCGGCTGCTGATCTCGGGGAGCCCCGATCCGGCGGGCGGTTCGACCGGTACGCCGGATGCCTCCGAGGCGGCCCGCCGCGTCGCCGCGAGCCGTGGCCGGGCCGGTCGGCGTATCGCCTTCCGTGTCGCCTGTGGCCACGGACAGTCGTCGAGCCGGTACGGACCCGTCCCACCGTAGAAATCGGGGAGCGAACCGCCTACAGTGTGCGGACCGAGCGACCTAGGAGGGTGCCGTGGCCGAGCTGCCACCGGAGCAACGAGATCCGACGGACCCGGCGCGGCCGGTGGCGGGCGCGCACACCGACGCGCCCGCCGCGCCCGCGCCCCCACTGCTGGTGATGCCGCCGACCGACGCGCTCCCGTCGATGGTGTGGCCGGGGCCGGACGGCGCGCCGGCGTGGGCGATCCCGGTCCAGATCCCCTCCGGCACGCGGGGATACGCCCTGTTCGTCCCGATGGTCCCGGTGCAGTCGCCGGCCACCACCGACCCGGCCGGCCCCGGCACGGCCCCAGCCACCGACCGGGTGGCCGACGAGGCCGTGCCGGGAAGCGCGACCGCCGCCCGGATGGCCACCGGGGCGGCGCCGGACAGCGCGGTCGCCGCCCGCCCGACGGTCACAGCCGGTCACCGCGAGCCGTCCGGCGCGACCGCCTCGGAGAAACCCGCCTCGGCGCAGCCCGGCCCGGCGCAGCCCGCCTCGGAGCAGCCCGGCTCGGAGCGGCCCGGCCCGGAGCGGCCCGGCCCGGCGCAGCCTGGCCCGGGGCAGCCGGGCTCGGCGCAGCCCGGCGCAGGTTCGCCCGGTGTGAAGGAGTCCGGCGCGGATCCGGCCGGTCCGGAGGGATCGGGTGCCGGCCCGGCCGGGGGGAGCGGGGCCGGCACGACGGCGACCCGCCGGCCCGCCGCCACTCCCGCGCCCGCCGGGCCGACCCCCGAGTCACCCCGGCCGCGACCCGAACCGGCCCCGGCGTTCCTGACACGGAACGACCCGCGGACCGCCCCGCCACCCCCGCCGTTTCCCCGGGGCCCCTACAAGCCGGAACCGACGGCGTGGCAGCGGTTCCGCGACAAGCACTGGCCGGGCCCGGCCACGACCCGGGGCCGCGCCGTCCCGGCCGGTGTGCTCGCCGGGGCGCTGGGCTTCGCGTTCCTCGTGCCGCTGACCCGCACGGGCATCGGCTGGTTCCTCGGCTGGCTCGTGCTGACGCTGGGTGTCGTGGGCGCGGTCCGGCGATCCGCGGACCTGCCGCGCTCCGAGCGGTGGATCCGCTCCGGCTGGGCGGCCGCGGCGCTCGCCCTGCTGCTCGTCCCGGCCTTCCGCAACGCCTGGTGGCTGGTGACGTTCAGCGTGCTCGGCGCGCTCGGATGCGCGGCGCTGGCCATCGTGGGCGGCCGGCTGGTCCGGTCGATCCTGTTCAGCCTGGTGGCCACCCCGTACGCGGCGCTGCGCGGACTGCCCTGGGTCCGCCGGCACCTGCGGGGCGCCCGTGACCCGGGACTGGTCCGGCGGATCGGCTTCTCGGCCGCGCTCACCGTCGTGGTCCTGCTCGTCTTCGGCGCCCTGCTGTCCTCGGCCGACGTCGCGTTCTCGGCGTTGCTCGACGAGGCGGTGCCCGACCTCGACGGCGGGTCGGTGTTCCGCTGGATCTTCCTGGCCGTGACCGGTGCCCTGATCGCGGTGGCCGGCATCTACACCCTGTCGGCGCCGCCGGCCACGTCCAGCCTGGACACCCCCGGCCGGGGCCGGTTCGGGCTGATCGAATGGGCGCCGGCCGGCTCGGCCCTGGTGCTGCTGTTCGGCGGGTTCGTGGCGGTGCAGTTCACCGTGCTGTTCGGCGGGCGCCGGCACGTGCTGAGAACGTCCGGGCTCAGCTACGCCGAGTACGCCCGCAGCGGCTTCTGGCAGCTGGTCGCCGTCACGCTGCTGTCCCTGGCCGTGGTCGCCGCGCTGGCCCGGTGGGCCCGGCGGGACCAGCCGATCGACCGGGTCCTGCTGCGCGTCCTGCTCGGCCTGCTCTGCGGCCTGAGCGTGGTGATCGTGGCGTCCGCGCTGTCGCGCATGTGGGCGTACCAGAAGGTCTACAGCTTCACCGGGGAGCGGATCTTCGTGATGTCGTCCGAGATGCTCCTCGGCATCGTCTTCGTGCTGGTCGCGGCGGCCGGCGTGCGCTGGAACGGCCGGTGGATCCCGCGCGCCACGGTCGGGCTGGCCGTGCTCATGCTGCTCGGCCTCGCGGTCCTGGACCCGGAGGGCTACGCGGCACGCCGCAACACGGTCCGCTACGAGCAGACCGGCAAGATCGACGCCTGGTACCTGCGGGCGCTCTCGGCCGACGCGACGCCGGCGCTGACCCGCCTGCCCGACCCGGTACGCCGGTGCACGTTGAGCTGGATCGCCGAGGACCTCGCCGAGCCGGACCCCTGGTACGCGTGGAACCTCGGCCGTTCGCGGGCCCGCGAGGCGCTGCGGGACCTGGGCCCGGGCGCGATCGGCGACCACGCCGACTGCCGCGCCGCCGACCAGTTCGACCTGCCCAAGAAGCGCCGCTGAGCGGCTCACCCGGCCCCGCGCCCGGCGCCCGCTCCGGCGGCGCCGGGCGCGCCCCGTCAGCGGCGCGGGATGACCATCGGCCGCCGCGGCCGGACCGTTCTGCCCGTGCGGCGCCGGCGGTGTCCGAGGCACGATCGTGTCCATGTCCACCAGCCTCGAGCCGTTCATGCTCAGCCCGGCACAGATGGCACAGGCCGCCGAGGACGCCGCGTACGTCAAGGCCACCAGCAAGCCACTGAAGTCCTTCCTCCTCGGCCTGACCGCCGGCGGGTACATCGCTCTCGGGTTCGTCTTCTACACCACCAGCCAGGTGGGCGCGGCGAACGTGACCTGGTCGGGTGGGGCGAAGGTGCTCGGCGGCATCGTGTTCGCCACCGGGCTGGTGCTGGTCGTGCTGACCGGCGCGGAGCTGTTCACGTCCTCGACGCTGACGCTCACCGCGCGGGCCAGCGGGCGGATCACCTGGGGCCAGCTGTTCCGCAACTGGGGGGTCGTCTACCTGGCGAACTTCCTGGGCGCGGCGACCATGGTGGCCCTGGTCTACGCCGGTGGCGTCTGGCACAACGCCGACGGCGCCTGGGGCGCGGTGGTGCTCCACAGCTCCCTGACGAAGGTGCAGCACGGTCTGCCCGAGGCGTTCGTCCTCGGCATCCTGTGCAACCTCATGGTGTGCCTGGCGGTCTGGGCGGCGTACTCCGGCCGCACCACCACCGACAAGATCCTGGCCGTCACCATGCCCGTCGCCCTCTTCGTCTCCGCGGGCTTCGAGCACTCGGTCGCCAACATGTTCATGGTGCCCCTGGGCCTGCTGATCAAGGACAACGCCGGCGCCGACTTCTGGACCGGCGCCGGCCTGGTCCCGGCCGACTTCACGGACCTGACCTGGCCGCACTTCCTGCTGCACAACCTGGTGCCGGTCACCCTGGGAAACATCGTCGGCGGCGGCATCATGATCGGCATCTTCTACTGGACGATCTTCCACCGCCGGCGGGTCGAGCCGGCCGAGAGGCCCTGACCGCACGAGCGCGTCACACCGCGCGACAGCGGCCGGGTTGCCTAGGATCAGGCCGGGACAACGTCGGGAGGTCGGGATGCTGGTCGTCCACGTGCACGTTCAGGTCAAACCGCAGGATCTGCCGGCGTTTCTCGCCGAGACCCGGCGCAACGCCGCCGCGTCGCTGCGGGAGCCGGGTGTGCGCCGCTTCGACGTGCTGCAGCG is a genomic window of Actinoplanes teichomyceticus ATCC 31121 containing:
- a CDS encoding CorA family divalent cation transporter, giving the protein MTPPATCELRVTRGDEELRLVTGARADIARRNRTIPETDNFRHELLGSGWITDGADLTTLLAPGADGWDLEIGEPGPETTGAVRLILAQLLPAEAVDELTALADELARRPMPWHAEWISPVPPALAGEGASWFDVLVPSVNWRQGDATADPVAYYRHARIVWAARWCVIVWTARSGGEGSPYRTWGLPDRRASDGVRGGDGHARMTRFLEAVVGHIEWSVDSVDLELETWENYFLEQASGDGGLFVGPDLDRLQRHLALLGRGATLNRDAIRTLVRRKDIQPGMTDDIRELVRQSCERFLTQSQGQRRAVRQSFDLIANATSGQQFRLAQERADRDGVFQATVGILAAVFVAPGLIAAFYGANVKGLPGADARAGLWYMLLGSMLAGLMSVGLILVVRAQSRRPRG
- a CDS encoding glycosyltransferase family 2 protein; protein product: MISVITPALPHHVDLLARAYDALLRQDVDWEWLIQIDGAADEPVEQRIPGAATDHRVRVAANGERLGISATRNRALLRSAGRWVAPLDADDEYFPDALARLCEPLRERPDLGYAFGESIDLFPDGKRLARFTRRPYAPGPVPRGRPEEVWRLHKNLFFHPGAAMYDRTWLLAAGGWPAGTEMEDQDVLFAVSTFVPGWYEPRPVYLYRQHAGQTVRSARFEANREDYRRWSHHRLVALRTLRGDDPRTLRDLEPPLPTPAEISTFTTPAWQAEIARQVRAA
- a CDS encoding DUF4153 domain-containing protein; this encodes MAELPPEQRDPTDPARPVAGAHTDAPAAPAPPLLVMPPTDALPSMVWPGPDGAPAWAIPVQIPSGTRGYALFVPMVPVQSPATTDPAGPGTAPATDRVADEAVPGSATAARMATGAAPDSAVAARPTVTAGHREPSGATASEKPASAQPGPAQPASEQPGSERPGPERPGPAQPGPGQPGSAQPGAGSPGVKESGADPAGPEGSGAGPAGGSGAGTTATRRPAATPAPAGPTPESPRPRPEPAPAFLTRNDPRTAPPPPPFPRGPYKPEPTAWQRFRDKHWPGPATTRGRAVPAGVLAGALGFAFLVPLTRTGIGWFLGWLVLTLGVVGAVRRSADLPRSERWIRSGWAAAALALLLVPAFRNAWWLVTFSVLGALGCAALAIVGGRLVRSILFSLVATPYAALRGLPWVRRHLRGARDPGLVRRIGFSAALTVVVLLVFGALLSSADVAFSALLDEAVPDLDGGSVFRWIFLAVTGALIAVAGIYTLSAPPATSSLDTPGRGRFGLIEWAPAGSALVLLFGGFVAVQFTVLFGGRRHVLRTSGLSYAEYARSGFWQLVAVTLLSLAVVAALARWARRDQPIDRVLLRVLLGLLCGLSVVIVASALSRMWAYQKVYSFTGERIFVMSSEMLLGIVFVLVAAAGVRWNGRWIPRATVGLAVLMLLGLAVLDPEGYAARRNTVRYEQTGKIDAWYLRALSADATPALTRLPDPVRRCTLSWIAEDLAEPDPWYAWNLGRSRAREALRDLGPGAIGDHADCRAADQFDLPKKRR
- the focA gene encoding formate transporter FocA; the encoded protein is MSTSLEPFMLSPAQMAQAAEDAAYVKATSKPLKSFLLGLTAGGYIALGFVFYTTSQVGAANVTWSGGAKVLGGIVFATGLVLVVLTGAELFTSSTLTLTARASGRITWGQLFRNWGVVYLANFLGAATMVALVYAGGVWHNADGAWGAVVLHSSLTKVQHGLPEAFVLGILCNLMVCLAVWAAYSGRTTTDKILAVTMPVALFVSAGFEHSVANMFMVPLGLLIKDNAGADFWTGAGLVPADFTDLTWPHFLLHNLVPVTLGNIVGGGIMIGIFYWTIFHRRRVEPAERP